One window from the genome of Corynebacterium sp. SCR221107 encodes:
- a CDS encoding HEAT repeat domain-containing protein has translation MRIGEVSEYSGVSRRMLRYYDAAGIVSPSQRDPNGYRNYSDEDLARLVTLETLREIGLSLESAAELLARPHTLSTVMDQAIAGLRQRLADDQRLLNYLQPLSGAGRQGVADLMALLQRLRGLRGGGDIGAALTIPRSVAVVPMLEESDINLSGALLWNLQETNEALDVIADALNSSDPQRRKNAVQALGRFTSARSKQLLLFATGDEDSAVRRLATFALARRGELGMIPVLIAHIRSGDNDVEAGELLGALGNSATPVLMEHLLLGQSLPQQQRSRLVQALGDIPGSDELLTKLRADNDHQIAAIAASVVASAQRRKRPTAKRATAKRVTPTPQG, from the coding sequence ATGAGAATCGGCGAGGTATCCGAGTACAGCGGAGTAAGCCGGCGCATGCTGCGCTACTACGACGCGGCGGGCATCGTTTCCCCCAGCCAGCGCGATCCAAACGGGTATCGCAACTACTCCGACGAGGACCTCGCCCGGCTGGTGACGCTAGAGACCCTGCGCGAGATAGGACTGAGTCTTGAATCAGCCGCCGAACTGCTAGCCCGCCCGCACACACTTAGTACAGTCATGGACCAGGCCATAGCCGGCCTCCGGCAACGGCTTGCCGACGACCAAAGGTTGCTCAACTACCTGCAACCACTGTCAGGTGCCGGAAGGCAGGGCGTTGCTGACCTCATGGCGCTGCTCCAGCGGCTACGAGGACTTCGCGGCGGCGGCGATATCGGCGCTGCGCTGACGATTCCTCGAAGCGTTGCGGTCGTGCCCATGCTGGAGGAATCGGATATCAACTTAAGCGGTGCGCTGCTGTGGAACCTGCAGGAAACAAACGAGGCGCTCGACGTCATCGCCGACGCGCTGAACTCTTCTGACCCGCAGCGGCGTAAAAACGCCGTGCAGGCACTCGGGCGGTTCACCTCCGCACGCTCGAAGCAGCTACTGCTTTTCGCCACTGGTGATGAAGACTCCGCGGTTCGGCGTCTGGCCACTTTCGCACTAGCCCGCCGGGGCGAGCTCGGGATGATCCCAGTGCTCATCGCCCACATCCGAAGCGGTGACAATGATGTCGAGGCCGGAGAGCTCTTAGGTGCCCTCGGTAACTCGGCAACACCAGTGCTCATGGAGCATCTTTTGCTGGGGCAAAGCCTGCCTCAGCAGCAACGCTCGCGTCTCGTCCAAGCACTCGGCGATATCCCAGGCTCAGATGAGCTGTTGACGAAGCTACGCGCTGACAACGATCACCAGATCGCCGCCATAGCCGCAAGCGTTGTGGCCTCCGCCCAGCGTCGCAAGCGTCCAACAGCCAAGCGTGCGACAGCCAAGCGGGTGACGCCGACACCCCAGGGATAA
- a CDS encoding M13 family metallopeptidase has translation MNDLYRFVNGPWLESHVIPDDRGVDGTFHGLRDSAEELVLDIVSNQRDTRAGTLYASFMDTEGVTAAGMKALDSDLADLDTSSAASLAASLGRLDEVGVGGLIGFWVEKDSASDDALAYVFQSGLGLPDESYYREPAQAETLAAYREHVARMLGFYDAGVLGTTPEEAASTIVALETKIAAGHWDVVRTRDAVATFNPTEFEQLPALIQEYLAATGLPKQRLVVMMPDYLEHLVGLLESESLDDFRLWALWHILNSRAGVLTPEISKANFEFYGTVLSGATQQRDRWKRALGLAESFVGEEIGRSFVDKHFPESSKEDMLELVDYLLKAYHQRISALSWMSPATREKALAKLAKFNAKIGYPDSWRDFSALEFSPAGADLVANVRAGSSFVHRYQIGKIGKPADRTEWVTTPQTVNAFYNPVVNDITFPAAILRPPFYDPQADAAENFGAIGAVIGHEIGHGFDDQGSQYDGDGNLNSWWTDADREAFSQLTAKLVEQFSGLVPQVLKDNGIESTGVNGEFTLGENIGDLGGLGIAVVAYRNYLADRGLDFDSAPVLRFEAADADPELTTHTYTGLQRLFLAWARVWRTKIRPEMASQYLVIDPHSPAEFRCNVIAGNVAEFYEAFEVAPGDAMWIEPDKRVTIW, from the coding sequence ATGAATGATCTTTATCGCTTCGTCAACGGCCCCTGGTTGGAAAGCCATGTCATCCCCGATGACCGTGGCGTGGATGGGACTTTCCACGGACTGCGCGATTCGGCCGAGGAACTGGTCTTAGACATCGTCAGCAACCAGCGCGACACCCGCGCGGGCACGCTGTATGCCTCCTTCATGGACACTGAGGGGGTTACCGCCGCTGGGATGAAGGCGCTGGATTCAGACCTCGCCGATCTCGATACCAGCTCCGCTGCGTCTCTTGCCGCCTCCCTGGGCCGCCTCGACGAGGTGGGCGTGGGTGGCCTCATCGGGTTCTGGGTGGAAAAGGACTCCGCCAGCGACGATGCCCTAGCCTACGTCTTCCAATCCGGGCTGGGGCTGCCGGATGAGTCCTATTACCGGGAGCCCGCACAGGCGGAAACGCTGGCCGCCTACCGCGAACATGTGGCGCGCATGCTGGGCTTTTATGACGCCGGCGTGCTGGGAACCACCCCTGAGGAAGCCGCGTCGACAATCGTGGCGCTTGAAACCAAGATCGCTGCAGGCCACTGGGACGTGGTGCGCACCCGCGATGCGGTCGCCACGTTTAACCCCACCGAGTTCGAGCAGCTGCCTGCCCTTATTCAGGAGTATCTCGCGGCCACCGGACTGCCCAAGCAGCGCCTGGTTGTCATGATGCCGGACTATCTTGAGCATCTCGTGGGTTTGTTGGAGTCCGAGTCCCTCGACGATTTCCGCCTGTGGGCTTTGTGGCACATTCTCAATTCTCGCGCGGGTGTGCTCACCCCGGAGATTTCCAAGGCCAACTTCGAGTTCTATGGCACCGTGTTGTCGGGAGCTACCCAGCAGCGGGATCGTTGGAAGCGCGCGTTGGGCCTGGCGGAGAGTTTCGTGGGTGAGGAAATCGGACGTAGCTTCGTCGATAAGCACTTCCCGGAAAGCTCCAAGGAGGACATGCTTGAGCTGGTGGACTACCTGCTCAAGGCCTATCACCAGCGCATTTCCGCGCTGTCGTGGATGAGCCCTGCGACCAGGGAAAAGGCATTGGCCAAGTTGGCGAAGTTCAACGCGAAGATCGGCTATCCCGACTCCTGGCGCGACTTCAGTGCGCTGGAATTTAGCCCGGCTGGCGCGGACCTCGTGGCCAATGTGCGCGCGGGATCCTCCTTCGTTCACCGTTATCAGATCGGCAAGATCGGCAAGCCAGCCGACCGCACGGAATGGGTGACCACCCCGCAGACCGTCAATGCCTTTTACAACCCGGTGGTCAATGACATCACCTTCCCCGCGGCCATCCTGCGCCCGCCTTTCTACGATCCGCAGGCCGACGCGGCGGAGAACTTCGGTGCTATCGGCGCGGTCATCGGCCACGAAATCGGCCACGGCTTCGACGACCAGGGATCGCAATACGACGGCGACGGCAACCTCAACTCCTGGTGGACCGACGCCGACCGGGAGGCATTTAGCCAGCTGACAGCCAAGCTTGTCGAGCAGTTCTCGGGTCTGGTCCCGCAGGTTCTCAAGGACAATGGGATCGAATCCACCGGTGTCAACGGCGAGTTCACCCTCGGTGAGAACATCGGCGACCTCGGCGGCCTCGGCATCGCCGTGGTGGCCTACCGAAACTACCTCGCCGACCGCGGCCTCGATTTTGACTCCGCGCCGGTGCTGCGTTTCGAGGCAGCAGACGCCGACCCGGAACTCACCACCCACACATACACGGGCCTACAACGGCTGTTCTTGGCGTGGGCGCGGGTGTGGCGCACAAAGATCCGTCCGGAAATGGCCAGCCAGTACCTGGTCATCGACCCGCACTCGCCTGCAGAATTCCGTTGCAACGTCATCGCCGGCAACGTCGCCGAGTTCTACGAGGCGTTCGAGGTCGCACCGGGCGATGCCATGTGGATCGAGCCGGACAAGCGGGTGACCATCTGGTAG
- a CDS encoding PrsW family intramembrane metalloprotease: MNPPTPPTNNMNPYSPNSHASHGPHAAYPAQPSFAQGIPSPGAQPGPHPGPYPGGSPALEPAGEAEKQPGSGSGMRQYRGVRITLYVAIALSMITVILMFITFAFQSPVGLLVGVPTAAIYLAIGLAIFRFTPMWPQPALGLTLAALGWGSGFAISAVFLVAGVWGDITTKLDIPAAEMSFSGAYPEEIIKAAGVMAFLLCFPQLNRPWHGFVVGGLIGLGFDTFENLGYAVIFGMLDPNSDAAGAASVWTLRIVAGPYLHVILSSIAGYGLALAMLSGKRTPTGAPIGLGRRLAYAIGGFAIAFLAHFMWNYQPDSVVVNTVVIVVVSLIIYPLFIAVWIHCYKEAKAEKASSTVASHGAEILGNRAGEPYTATFAPGSIAGQAAPHPAAGQPQWPAPPGGIPPVSSGAEGSFLPQMLPATMQPPPMPGGQPQVRPPEADSRHD, from the coding sequence ATGAATCCACCTACCCCGCCAACAAACAACATGAACCCTTATAGTCCGAACTCGCACGCGTCCCACGGGCCGCACGCTGCCTACCCGGCGCAGCCGTCCTTCGCACAAGGGATTCCGTCCCCCGGTGCTCAGCCAGGGCCTCATCCCGGTCCTTACCCCGGCGGATCCCCAGCGCTTGAGCCTGCAGGGGAGGCCGAAAAGCAGCCGGGAAGCGGATCGGGTATGCGCCAATACCGGGGCGTTCGCATTACGTTGTATGTAGCCATCGCGTTGTCGATGATCACGGTGATCCTCATGTTCATCACCTTCGCATTCCAATCGCCGGTCGGGCTGCTGGTGGGCGTGCCCACCGCCGCCATCTACTTGGCCATCGGGCTTGCCATTTTCCGCTTCACCCCCATGTGGCCTCAACCGGCACTGGGGCTGACGCTGGCGGCGCTGGGCTGGGGTTCTGGTTTCGCGATCTCGGCGGTGTTTCTCGTCGCCGGTGTCTGGGGGGACATCACCACGAAGCTGGATATCCCCGCCGCCGAGATGTCCTTTAGCGGCGCATACCCAGAAGAGATCATCAAGGCGGCAGGGGTGATGGCATTCCTGCTGTGCTTCCCGCAGCTGAACCGGCCGTGGCACGGCTTTGTTGTGGGCGGGCTGATCGGATTGGGCTTCGATACCTTCGAAAACCTAGGGTATGCGGTCATCTTCGGCATGCTCGACCCCAACTCGGATGCGGCGGGTGCTGCCTCCGTGTGGACGCTACGCATCGTCGCCGGCCCCTACCTGCACGTGATCCTCAGCTCGATTGCGGGCTACGGCCTTGCCTTGGCCATGCTAAGCGGCAAGCGCACCCCCACGGGCGCTCCCATTGGATTAGGGCGCCGCCTGGCCTATGCCATCGGCGGGTTTGCCATCGCCTTCCTCGCCCACTTCATGTGGAACTACCAGCCGGACAGCGTCGTCGTGAACACGGTAGTGATCGTGGTCGTCTCCTTGATCATCTACCCGCTGTTTATCGCTGTGTGGATTCATTGCTACAAGGAGGCGAAAGCAGAAAAGGCGAGTTCGACTGTCGCCTCTCATGGCGCCGAAATATTGGGAAACCGGGCGGGTGAGCCGTACACCGCCACCTTCGCACCGGGTAGCATCGCCGGGCAGGCGGCACCGCATCCTGCGGCGGGCCAGCCACAGTGGCCGGCACCGCCTGGAGGGATACCCCCAGTTTCCAGCGGGGCGGAAGGCTCCTTCTTGCCTCAGATGCTTCCGGCAACCATGCAGCCGCCACCGATGCCGGGTGGCCAACCCCAGGTGCGGCCACCGGAAGCGGATAGCCGCCATGACTAA
- the efeU gene encoding iron uptake transporter permease EfeU codes for MFLANFLIGLREGLEASMVVMILVAFLVKSKRREFLPQVWLGVVAALAATITAFLVIQFGTKTLTSQGQELVGGIFSIVTVALVSFMLLWMRGASKNMAADLNNKMGEAITVGKGAVISVAFIAVIREGIETALLVFDSFSYGNSTIPAVGLSLGIVISVVVAWGMYKGAVRVNLGRFFQVTGALLIVVAAGILRYGITDLQEANVLPGLNSLAFDISHIIAPGTTVATVIEGIFNLVPAPTALSMIAWAAYLVVALWLFFKPAKQAVTPKAQAPVPA; via the coding sequence ATGTTTCTCGCTAACTTTCTGATCGGCCTGCGCGAGGGTCTTGAGGCATCCATGGTGGTCATGATCCTCGTAGCGTTTTTGGTCAAGTCGAAGCGCCGGGAGTTCCTGCCGCAGGTCTGGCTCGGCGTGGTTGCGGCTCTGGCCGCCACGATCACCGCTTTCCTCGTCATCCAGTTCGGCACGAAGACTCTGACCAGCCAGGGCCAGGAGCTTGTCGGCGGCATCTTCTCCATCGTGACCGTCGCCCTTGTCAGCTTCATGTTGTTGTGGATGCGTGGCGCGTCGAAGAACATGGCGGCTGATCTCAATAACAAGATGGGCGAGGCCATCACCGTAGGCAAGGGCGCGGTTATCTCGGTGGCGTTTATCGCCGTGATCCGTGAGGGCATTGAGACCGCGCTGCTCGTTTTCGATTCCTTTTCTTATGGCAACAGCACGATTCCGGCCGTGGGCCTCAGCCTTGGCATTGTCATTTCCGTCGTTGTCGCGTGGGGAATGTATAAGGGCGCGGTGCGCGTGAACCTGGGCAGGTTCTTTCAGGTCACCGGTGCTTTGCTGATCGTCGTTGCGGCTGGCATTCTCCGTTACGGCATCACCGATTTGCAGGAGGCTAATGTGTTGCCGGGTCTCAACAGCCTCGCATTCGATATTTCGCACATCATCGCCCCTGGCACCACGGTGGCCACGGTCATCGAGGGTATTTTCAACCTCGTTCCGGCACCGACCGCCTTGTCGATGATCGCGTGGGCCGCCTACCTCGTTGTGGCCTTGTGGCTCTTCTTCAAGCCCGCGAAGCAGGCGGTGACCCCCAAGGCGCAAGCGCCCGTCCCCGCCTAG
- a CDS encoding HEAT repeat domain-containing protein — MTTYGPRDASTLIEALSADNPNTRLHAAMACGTRMGSKANNGTASSRWDKAEAPAYTPALMDVLIERCAVESDFFVREMLTWALIRHPSRRLVDALVQQLEDPRPQAQSQALHTLSKLALSPHLVPGRIWEAIKDKHVADPHDEVATAAWRVAVLVVPEDQRAALTTKLEKERTRTHPETIKSLRRALAALGHGADCATGRGDAGVCEDTADNMKAALRVRNGGIYLR, encoded by the coding sequence ATGACAACGTACGGGCCACGAGATGCATCCACGCTCATCGAAGCTCTCAGCGCCGACAACCCCAATACCCGCCTGCACGCGGCCATGGCCTGCGGCACAAGGATGGGAAGCAAGGCGAACAACGGTACGGCTAGCAGTCGCTGGGACAAAGCCGAGGCACCGGCGTACACCCCTGCGCTCATGGACGTGCTCATTGAGCGCTGCGCGGTCGAATCCGACTTCTTCGTCCGCGAGATGCTCACCTGGGCACTCATCCGGCACCCAAGTAGGCGGCTTGTCGACGCCCTTGTGCAACAGCTGGAAGATCCGCGCCCACAAGCCCAATCCCAGGCCCTGCACACCCTATCCAAGCTGGCTCTAAGTCCCCACCTCGTTCCCGGGCGAATATGGGAGGCCATCAAGGACAAGCACGTGGCAGATCCACATGATGAGGTGGCCACAGCCGCCTGGCGCGTGGCCGTGCTCGTGGTTCCGGAAGATCAACGCGCGGCGCTTACCACCAAGCTAGAAAAAGAGCGCACCCGCACGCATCCCGAAACCATCAAGAGCCTGCGACGGGCACTGGCGGCGCTGGGGCACGGGGCGGATTGTGCTACCGGCCGCGGCGATGCTGGCGTGTGTGAGGACACCGCCGATAACATGAAAGCCGCACTAAGGGTGCGAAACGGAGGGATCTATCTGCGATGA
- a CDS encoding arabinosyltransferase domain-containing protein, translating to MLAFILTPFLPVNQVQSSLSWPQSGTLDSVSAPLESYAPEYIDVDVPVAAIAQLREGEDLLVGTLPQDSDKAFGRGLFVRSFDGSLDVAVRGDLLLDLTKEEVTALPDDAVIKVSSNEDGTTAEIPGASDPEGNDYIATTDDDMRPQVTGIYTEIDSSAQAASLADAGLAAHVEINSRYTSSPTFIKTAAMYLGGLLTLVAMACVFRLDRLDGRGRIPWLRPGAFRPTGLDAVVGALLGYWYIFGANTSDDGFILTMARASADSSYMANYYRWFGVPESPFGAPYYDLLGVLARVSTASMWMRLPSLIAAVVIWFMLSRMVMPLLGDKIDGRRVAHWTAAFVFLAFWQAYNNGLRPEPIIALGSLATWLLFERAIATRRLFPGVVGTAVAAFTLACGPTGLMAVAALLACFSQILRLIHHKVITLIGADASSSPRAKRRTWIGLLAPFFAAGFSVLIAVFGDQTLRTVTESISVRADKGPSLRWYFELVRYQTLMSSSVDGSYPRRLAFLMVVVAFVVVIASMLRNGKVPGSSKDPARRLTLIIAGTVFFLMFTPTKWSHHFGIYAGLGAALAGLAAVALSQVALRSLRTRVLVAGGMLFVFALALAGPNGWWYTSSYAIPWWDKTIQFKEIEAATVMLLIAMLVLFAGVVLTFRKDFHKDDVNPTAEVTAPATRRTTLIASAPIAVLCALTVLFNSAVFAKAFISQYPAYTVGLGNLRSLGGDTCALADDVLVETNSNGSFLTPLEGSLADSLGDENTRGFDPNRISVVVNDEIDTGRASSAQEAKAGSVEDSTTGDSDTVRTESGANGSNANLPFNLDYTSVPVLGSYTEGQQYYAETTTSWYSLPARSEDAPLLVVSAAGRIKHFDTDGIEKEGQDLFLQYGRTGDNGEVDMLGETRMLDIGPENSWRNLRLPLDDLPAEADVVRIHAIDSSLDSNQWLAFTPPRVPSMDTLNNVVGSTAPVLLDWAVPLQFPCQRPFSHYAGVVETPEYRITADYDGKMSGASFEDYDGGGVLGTAEAVNYSYQLPAYAKDDWQRDWGSIEVYNPYTNSVGEAPQQAVIDEEIITRSGLWYPGAMNVDTSQ from the coding sequence ATGCTGGCGTTCATCCTTACCCCGTTCCTGCCGGTCAACCAGGTGCAATCCTCGCTGTCCTGGCCACAGTCGGGCACGCTGGATTCCGTCAGCGCGCCGCTGGAAAGCTATGCGCCTGAATACATCGACGTCGACGTGCCGGTCGCCGCGATCGCGCAGCTGCGCGAGGGCGAGGACCTCCTCGTTGGCACCCTGCCGCAAGACTCGGACAAGGCCTTCGGCCGAGGGCTTTTCGTCCGCTCCTTCGACGGCAGCCTGGATGTGGCTGTGCGCGGTGACCTCCTCCTCGATCTAACGAAGGAGGAGGTCACCGCGCTTCCCGACGATGCCGTGATCAAGGTTTCCTCCAACGAGGACGGCACGACGGCAGAAATTCCAGGCGCCAGCGACCCGGAGGGCAACGACTACATCGCCACCACCGACGATGACATGCGCCCACAGGTTACCGGCATCTACACCGAGATCGACTCCAGCGCGCAGGCGGCTTCGCTTGCCGACGCCGGCCTGGCCGCACACGTCGAGATCAACTCCCGCTACACCTCCTCGCCTACCTTCATCAAGACCGCAGCCATGTACCTGGGTGGCCTGCTGACTTTAGTGGCCATGGCGTGCGTGTTCAGGCTCGACCGTCTCGACGGCCGTGGTCGAATCCCGTGGCTGCGCCCGGGTGCCTTCAGGCCAACCGGCCTCGACGCGGTAGTCGGCGCCTTGCTGGGATACTGGTACATCTTCGGCGCCAACACCTCCGACGATGGCTTCATCCTCACCATGGCTCGTGCCTCGGCCGACTCTAGCTACATGGCCAACTACTACCGGTGGTTCGGCGTACCCGAGTCCCCCTTCGGCGCCCCGTACTACGACCTCCTTGGCGTGCTCGCCCGCGTGTCCACCGCCTCCATGTGGATGCGCCTGCCCTCGCTGATCGCCGCGGTGGTGATCTGGTTTATGCTCTCGCGCATGGTGATGCCGCTGCTGGGCGACAAGATCGACGGCCGCCGCGTGGCGCACTGGACCGCCGCGTTCGTATTCCTCGCCTTCTGGCAGGCCTACAACAACGGCCTGCGTCCGGAGCCCATCATCGCCCTCGGCTCGCTGGCCACCTGGCTGCTGTTTGAGCGGGCGATTGCCACCCGTCGGCTGTTCCCCGGCGTCGTCGGCACGGCGGTGGCGGCCTTCACCTTGGCCTGCGGCCCGACCGGACTGATGGCGGTGGCCGCGCTGCTGGCCTGCTTCTCGCAGATCCTGCGCCTTATTCACCACAAGGTCATCACCCTCATCGGCGCCGATGCCAGCTCCTCCCCCCGGGCTAAGCGCCGGACCTGGATTGGCCTGCTTGCCCCCTTCTTCGCCGCCGGATTCTCCGTGCTCATCGCCGTCTTCGGCGATCAGACGCTGCGCACCGTCACGGAGTCCATCTCGGTTCGCGCGGACAAGGGCCCCTCGCTGCGCTGGTACTTCGAGCTGGTGCGCTACCAGACCCTGATGAGCAGCTCCGTCGACGGCTCCTACCCGCGCCGCCTGGCCTTCCTCATGGTTGTCGTGGCCTTCGTCGTGGTCATCGCCTCGATGCTGCGCAACGGCAAGGTCCCCGGCTCCAGCAAGGATCCGGCGCGCCGCCTGACCTTGATCATCGCGGGCACCGTCTTCTTCTTGATGTTTACCCCCACGAAATGGTCGCACCACTTCGGTATCTACGCCGGCTTGGGTGCCGCGCTGGCGGGGCTGGCGGCGGTGGCCCTGTCCCAAGTCGCCCTGCGCTCGCTGCGCACCCGCGTCCTGGTGGCCGGCGGCATGCTCTTTGTCTTCGCCCTCGCGCTGGCAGGGCCCAACGGCTGGTGGTACACCTCCAGCTACGCCATCCCGTGGTGGGACAAGACCATCCAGTTCAAGGAGATCGAAGCGGCGACCGTCATGCTGCTCATCGCCATGCTGGTGCTGTTTGCGGGCGTGGTCTTGACCTTCCGCAAGGACTTCCACAAGGATGACGTCAACCCCACCGCCGAAGTCACCGCCCCGGCCACCCGCCGCACAACGCTGATCGCCTCTGCGCCGATCGCGGTGCTGTGCGCGCTGACCGTGCTGTTTAACTCCGCCGTGTTTGCAAAGGCATTCATCAGCCAATACCCGGCCTACACCGTGGGCCTCGGTAACCTGCGCTCGCTCGGCGGCGACACGTGTGCGCTCGCCGACGATGTGCTCGTAGAAACCAACTCCAACGGTTCCTTCCTCACCCCGCTCGAGGGCAGCCTGGCGGACTCCCTGGGCGATGAGAACACCCGCGGCTTCGACCCGAACCGCATCTCCGTCGTGGTCAACGACGAGATCGACACCGGGCGCGCCTCGTCGGCACAAGAGGCAAAGGCCGGTTCCGTGGAAGACAGCACGACGGGCGATTCCGACACCGTGCGCACGGAATCGGGTGCGAATGGTTCCAACGCGAACCTGCCCTTCAACCTGGATTACACCTCGGTTCCGGTCCTCGGATCCTACACCGAGGGCCAGCAGTACTACGCGGAGACCACCACCTCGTGGTATTCCTTGCCCGCGCGCAGCGAGGATGCGCCCTTGCTCGTCGTGTCCGCGGCGGGCCGCATCAAGCACTTCGACACCGATGGCATTGAAAAGGAGGGGCAGGATCTGTTCCTGCAGTACGGGCGCACCGGCGACAACGGTGAGGTAGACATGCTCGGCGAGACCCGCATGCTCGATATCGGGCCGGAGAATTCGTGGCGTAACCTGCGCCTTCCGCTGGATGATCTGCCTGCCGAGGCCGATGTGGTTCGCATCCATGCCATCGACTCCAGCCTGGATTCCAACCAGTGGCTGGCATTTACCCCGCCGCGCGTGCCCAGCATGGACACCTTGAACAATGTTGTCGGATCAACGGCCCCGGTGCTGTTGGACTGGGCGGTGCCGCTGCAATTCCCGTGCCAGCGCCCGTTTAGCCACTATGCCGGCGTGGTGGAGACCCCCGAATACCGCATTACGGCCGACTATGACGGCAAGATGTCCGGCGCCTCCTTCGAGGATTATGACGGCGGCGGTGTGCTCGGCACCGCCGAGGCCGTGAACTATTCCTACCAGTTGCCCGCCTACGCTAAGGACGATTGGCAGCGCGACTGGGGTTCCATCGAGGTCTATAACCCGTATACCAACTCGGTGGGTGAGGCCCCGCAGCAGGCCGTCATCGACGAGGAGATCATCACCCGCTCCGGCCTGTGGTACCCCGGCGCAATGAACGTGGATACCAGCCAGTAG